In a genomic window of Salvelinus fontinalis isolate EN_2023a chromosome 7, ASM2944872v1, whole genome shotgun sequence:
- the LOC129859719 gene encoding UDP-glucose:glycoprotein glucosyltransferase 1-like isoform X2 encodes MADAGSYQAGFGPRMWQQCALLLSLTLLPVVSGEADSKGVTTSLTTKWASTPLLLEASEFLAEESQEMFWDFVEANQNIKGEHDDTDQAYYDLIVKRASTLLSTVQLNMLKFALSLRAYSATVHSFQQISSNEPPPSGCSAFFNVHGEKSCDTEKLVALMETAAERPKPYLFKSDHRFPGSNPDIPVVILYAEIGSSEFTMFHQLMLSKANKGLATYVLRHYLASPSSRRVYLSGYGVELAIKNQEYKAKDDTQVQGAEVNATLMGENDPVDEVQGFLFGKLKTLYPELKEQLKELRKHLVESTNEMAPLKVWQMQDLSFQTAARILAAPSSDALNVMRDLSQNFPTKARSITKTVVSSDIRKEMEENQKFFKGTLGLQPGDSALFINGLHIDLDTQDIFSVFEVLRSEARVMEGLRSLLIETPFIHDILKLNVQPSDSDYAVDIRNPAINWINNMETDSRYGSWPYNVQELLRPTFPGVIRQIRKNFHNLVVILDPTHESSAELLNVAEMFYSNNIPLRIGLVFVVSDVDEIDGMEDAGVALLRAFNYITEELDAPAAFDTIISMFNRVPSGGKLSVGDVVKVLEKKFPYVEVGSILGPDSTYDDNRKEGRGYYLQTGVGPLPVVMYNGMPYQREQLDPEELETVTMHKILETTSFYQRAVYMGELATDQDVVDFIMTQPNVVPRINPRILSTARTYLDLSNTNNHFIDEYARFLFLDTREKSTAVANSMNYMTKKDDGYIRPVTFWVVGDFDQPSGRQLLYDAIRHMKTSNNVRLGLINNPSNSPSKENSHVARAIWAAMQTQTANNAKNYITKLVKEETAKTLETGADVIQFTVGGMDVALFKSAFEGPKFDFLLSHAVYCRDVLKLGKGQRAVISNGRLIGPLEDGEVFNQDDFLLLESIILKTSGERIKSKVQQFGVEEDRASDLVMKIDSLLSSQPKGEARIEHAFADDRYSAVKIRPTEGDVYFDMVAVVDPVTRDAQKLAPLLLVLKKLVNVNLRVFMNCQSKLSDLPLKSFYRYVLEPEVLFQTDGSFSPGPLAKFLDMPQTPLFTLNLNTPESWMVESVRTRYDLDNIYLEEVDSIVAAEYELEHLLLEGHCFDVSTGQPPRGLQFTLGTPSDPVIVDTIVMANLGYFQLKANPGAWILKLRKGRSDEIYKIYSHDGTDSPADADDLVVVLNNFKSRIIKVKVQKRPEKFSEELLSDGTQENDSGFWESLTRGFTGGVKTEESKQEKDDVINIFSVASGHLYERFLRIMMLSVLKNTKTPVKFWFLKNYLSPAFKEFIPYMAEQYGFQYELVQYKWPRWLHQQTEKQRIIWGYKILFLDVLFPLSVDKFLFVDADQIVRTDLKELRDFDLEGAPYGYTPFCESRREMDGFRFWKSGYWASHLAGRKYHISALYVVDLKRFRKIAAGDRLRGQYQGLSQDPNSLSNLDQDLPNNMIHQVPIKSLPQEWLWCETWCDDNSKKKAKTIDLCNNPQTKEPKLQAAVRIVAEWSDYDQEIKRLQNRVQERGAENHTTQKDKPDDTHTEL; translated from the exons ATGGCAGATGCGGGAAGTTACCAAGCCGGTTTCG gcccCAGGATGTGGCAGCAATGTGCCCTGCTCCTGTCCCTGACCCTGCTACCAGTGGTATCTGGAGAAGCTGACTCCAAGGGTGTCACCACCAGTCTCACCACCAAGTGGGCCTCTACCCCTCTGCTGCTGGAGGCCAG TGAGTTCCTGGCAGAAGAGAGTCAGGAGATGTTCTGGGATTTCGTCGAAGCAAATCAGAATATCAAAGGGGAACATGATG ATACAGACCAGGCGTACTACGACCTGATCGTGAAGAGAGCCAGTACTCTGCTCAGTACAGTCCAACTCAACATGCTCAAGTTCGCCCTCTCTCTCAGGGCCTACTCTGCTACTGTACACTCCTTCCAACAA ATATCGTCCAACGAGCCCCCTCCCTCTGGCTGCTCAGCCTTCTTCAATGTCCACGGAGAGAAGTCATGTGACACGGAGAAACTGGTTGCACTGATGGAGACGGCAGCAGAACG GCCCAAGCCCTACCTATTCAAAAGCGATCACAGGTTCCCGGGATCAAATCCTGACATTCCGGTTGTTATCCTGTATGCCGAGATTGGAAGTTCGGAATTCACAATGTTCCATCAGCTGATGCTCTCCAAAGCCAACAAGGGACTGGCCACCTATGTGCTTCGTCACTACCTGGCT TCTCCCAGCAGTCGTAGAGTGTATTTGTCTGGTTATGGAGTGGAGCTGGCCATCAAGAACCAGGAATACAAGGCTAAGGACGATACGCAGGTCCAGGGAGCGGAAGTGAATGCTACACTGATGGGGGAGAATGACCCAGTGGATGAGGTCCAGGGATTCCTCTTTGGAAAACTGAA gacTCTGTACCCTGAGTTGAAGGAGCAGCTGAAGGAGCTAAGGAAACACCTGGTGGAGAGCACCAATGAGATGGCTCCCCTTAAAGTCTGGCAGATGCAAG ATCTGAGTTTCCAGACTGCAGCTCGGATCCTGGCTGCTCCATCTTCAGATGCCCTGAACGTCATGAGAGACCTCAGTCAGAACTTCCCTACCAAGgctag GTCCATCACTAAAACAGTGGTCAGCTCTGATATACGTAAAGAGATGGAAGAGAACCAGAAG tTCTTTAAGGGAACTCTGGGATTGCAGCCTGGAGACTCTGCTCTCTTCATCAACGGACTACACATAGACCTGGACACACAGGACAtcttcag tgtgtttgAGGTTCTCCGTAGTGAGGCCAGGGTGATGGAAGGTCTGCGTTCTCTCCTTATCGAGACTCCCTTCATCCACGACATCCTCAAACTCAACGTACAGCCTTCTGACTCGGACTACGCTGTGGACATCCGCAATCCTGCTATCAAC TGGATTAataacatggagacagacagcagGTACGGCTCATGGCCCTACAACGTCCAGGAGCTCCTCAGACCAACCTTCCCCGGAGTCATACGACAGATCCGGAAAAACTTTCACAACCTC GTGGTGATTCTGGACCCGACCCATGAGAGTTCTGCTGAGCTGTTGAATGTTGCTGAGATGTTCTACAGCAATAACATCCCactcag gatTGGGCTGGTGTTTGTGGTGTCTGATGTTGATGAGATAGATGGTATGGAGGATGCAGGTGTGGCTCTGCTCCGAGCTTTTAACTACATCACAGAAGAACTGGACGCTCCCGCCGCCTTCGACACCATCATCTCG atgTTTAACCGTGTGCCTAGCGGTGGTAAGCTAAGTGTAGGTGATGTAGTCAAGGTGTTGGAGAAGAAGTTTCCATACGTGGAGGTTGGCAGCATTCTTGGACCTGACTCCACTTATGACGACAACCGGAAG gaAGGGCGTGGTTACTACTTGCAGACAGGTGTAGGTCCGTTGCCAGTGGTGATGTACAACGGAATGCCGTACCAGCGAGAACAGCTAGACCCAGAGGAGCTAGAAACTGTCACCATGCACAAAATACTGGAGACTACCAGCTTCTACCAACGGGCTGTCTACAtg GGTGAGCTGGCCACTGATCAAGATGTGGTGGATTTCATCATGACCCAACCCAACGTTGTCCCTCGTATCAACCCCCGAATCCTGTCGACTGCCAGGACGTACCTGGACCTCTCTAATACta ATAACCATTTCATAGACGAGTACGCTCGCTTTCTGTTCCTGGACACCAGAGAGAAGAGCACTGCTGTGGCTAACAGCATGAACTACATGACCAAGAAGg atGATGGCTACATCCGTCCAGTCACGTTCTGGGTTGTGGGAGATTTTGACCAACCTTCCGGACGCCAGCTATTATACGATGCCATCAGACACATG AAAACCAGTAACAACGTGCGATTAGGCCTGATCAACAACCCTAGCAACAGCCCATCCAAGGAGAACAGTCATGTTGCCAGGGCGATATGGGCTGCCATGCAGACCCAGACAGCTAACAACGCTAAAAACTACATCACCAAGCTGGTTAAAGAAGAGACCGCTAAGACACTGGAGACTGGGGCCGACGTCATACAGTTCACCGTCGGG GGTATGGACGTTGCCTTGTTTAAGAGTGCGTTTGAAGGTCCTAAGTTTGACTTCCTGCTGTCTCACGCTGTCTACTGTCGAGACGTTCTCAAGCTGGGGAAAGGACAGAGAGCAGTCATCAGCAACGGACGG CTCATTGGTCCGCTAGAGGATGGGGAGGTCTTTAACCAAGATGACTTCCTCCTATTGGAGAGTATCATTTTGAAGACCTCGGGAGAGCGAATCAAAAGCAAGGTCCAGCAGTTTGGGGTGGAGGAGGACAGGGCCAGTGACCTGGTGATGAAGATtgactctctgctctcctctcagcCCAAAGGAGAGGCCAGGATAGAACATGCATTTGCTGATGACCGATACAG TGCTGTAAAGATCCGGCCCACAGAGGGAGACGTCTACTTTGACATGGTTGCCGTGGTAGACCCCGTAACCAGGGACGCCCAGAAACTAGCCCCGCTTCTATTG gTGTTGAAGAAGCTGGTCAATGTGAACCTGCGTGTGTTTATGAACTGCCAGTCCAAACTCTCAGACCTGCCTCTTAAAAG TTTCTACCGGTATGTGTTGGAGCCTGAGGTGTTGTTCCAGACTGACGGTAGTTTCTCCCCTGGTCCCCTGGCTAAGTTCCTGGACATGCCTCAAACTCCCCTCTTCACACTCAACCTCAACACCCCTGAGAGCTGGATGGTGGAGTCTGTACGCACTAGATATGACCTGGACAATATCTACCTGgaagag GTGGACAGTATAGTAGCAGCAGAATACGAGTTGGAACATCTGCTGCTGGAGGGTCACTGTTTTGACGTGAGTACAGGTCAGCCCCCCAGAGGACTCCAGTTCACCCTGGGAACCCCCTCCGACCCTGTCATCGTCGACACCATCGTCATGGCCAACCTA GGTTATTTCCAGTTGAAGGCTAACCCAGGAGCCTGGATCCTGAAGCTGAGGAAAGGACGGTCTGACGAAATCTACAAGATCTACAG TCACGATGGAACAGACTCTCCTGCAGACGCTGATGACCTCGTCGTGGTGCTGAACAACTTCAAGAGCCGGATcatcaaagtcaag GTCCAGAAGAGGCCAGAGAAGTTCAGTGAGGAGCTGTTGAGTGATGGAACCCAGGAGAACGACTCAGGCTTCTGGGAGTCACTCACCAG agGGTTTACAGGAGGTGTGAAGACGGAGGAGAGTAAACAGGAGAAGGATGATGTCATCAACATCTTCTCTGTGGCCTCTGGACACCTCTACGAACGTTTCCTCAG gATCATGATGTTGTCTGTTCTAAAGAACACCAAAACACCAGTCAAGTTCTGGTTCCTCAAAAACTACCTGTCCCCGGCATTTAAG GAGTTTATCCCGTACATGGCAGAGCAGTATGGTTTCCAGTATGAACTAGTCCAGTATAAGTGGCCGCGGTGGTTACACCAGCAGACTGAGAAACAGAGGATTATCTGGGGTTACAAGATCCTCTTCCTGGATGTCCTGTTCCCTCTGTCCGTCGACAAGTTCTTATTCGTGGATGCagatcag ATAGTGCGTACCGACCTGAAGGAGCTCCGTGACTTTGACCTTGAAGGAGCGCCGTATGGATACACACCGTTCTGTGAGAGCCGGAGAGAGATGGACGGCTTCCGCTTCTGGAAGTCCGGCTACTGGGCGAGTCACCTCGCTGGACGCAAATatcacatcag tgcTCTGTATGTGGTAGATCTGAAGAGGTTCCGTAAGATAGCAGCaggagacagactgagaggaCAATACCAAGGCCTGAGTCAAGACCCCAACAGCCTGTCCAACCTCgaccag gatctGCCTAATAATATGATCCACCAGGTGCCTATCAAGTCTCTACCTCAGGAGTGGCTCTGGTGTGAGACTTGGTGTGACGACAACTCTAAGAAAAAGGCCAAGACTATAGATCTG TGTAACAACCCCCAGACCAAGGAGCCCAAGTTGCAGGCAGCTGTTCGTATCGTAGCAGAGTGGAGCGACTACGACCAGGAGATCAAACGCCTGCAGAACAGAGtccaggagagaggagcagagaaccATACCACACAGAAGGACAAGCCAG
- the LOC129859719 gene encoding UDP-glucose:glycoprotein glucosyltransferase 1-like isoform X1, whose translation MADAGSYQAGFGPRMWQQCALLLSLTLLPVVSGEADSKGVTTSLTTKWASTPLLLEASEFLAEESQEMFWDFVEANQNIKGEHDDTDQAYYDLIVKRASTLLSTVQLNMLKFALSLRAYSATVHSFQQISSNEPPPSGCSAFFNVHGEKSCDTEKLVALMETAAERPKPYLFKSDHRFPGSNPDIPVVILYAEIGSSEFTMFHQLMLSKANKGLATYVLRHYLASPSSRRVYLSGYGVELAIKNQEYKAKDDTQVQGAEVNATLMGENDPVDEVQGFLFGKLKTLYPELKEQLKELRKHLVESTNEMAPLKVWQMQDLSFQTAARILAAPSSDALNVMRDLSQNFPTKARSITKTVVSSDIRKEMEENQKFFKGTLGLQPGDSALFINGLHIDLDTQDIFSVFEVLRSEARVMEGLRSLLIETPFIHDILKLNVQPSDSDYAVDIRNPAINWINNMETDSRYGSWPYNVQELLRPTFPGVIRQIRKNFHNLVVILDPTHESSAELLNVAEMFYSNNIPLRIGLVFVVSDVDEIDGMEDAGVALLRAFNYITEELDAPAAFDTIISMFNRVPSGGKLSVGDVVKVLEKKFPYVEVGSILGPDSTYDDNRKEGRGYYLQTGVGPLPVVMYNGMPYQREQLDPEELETVTMHKILETTSFYQRAVYMGELATDQDVVDFIMTQPNVVPRINPRILSTARTYLDLSNTNNHFIDEYARFLFLDTREKSTAVANSMNYMTKKGMAPKDHHDDGYIRPVTFWVVGDFDQPSGRQLLYDAIRHMKTSNNVRLGLINNPSNSPSKENSHVARAIWAAMQTQTANNAKNYITKLVKEETAKTLETGADVIQFTVGGMDVALFKSAFEGPKFDFLLSHAVYCRDVLKLGKGQRAVISNGRLIGPLEDGEVFNQDDFLLLESIILKTSGERIKSKVQQFGVEEDRASDLVMKIDSLLSSQPKGEARIEHAFADDRYSAVKIRPTEGDVYFDMVAVVDPVTRDAQKLAPLLLVLKKLVNVNLRVFMNCQSKLSDLPLKSFYRYVLEPEVLFQTDGSFSPGPLAKFLDMPQTPLFTLNLNTPESWMVESVRTRYDLDNIYLEEVDSIVAAEYELEHLLLEGHCFDVSTGQPPRGLQFTLGTPSDPVIVDTIVMANLGYFQLKANPGAWILKLRKGRSDEIYKIYSHDGTDSPADADDLVVVLNNFKSRIIKVKVQKRPEKFSEELLSDGTQENDSGFWESLTRGFTGGVKTEESKQEKDDVINIFSVASGHLYERFLRIMMLSVLKNTKTPVKFWFLKNYLSPAFKEFIPYMAEQYGFQYELVQYKWPRWLHQQTEKQRIIWGYKILFLDVLFPLSVDKFLFVDADQIVRTDLKELRDFDLEGAPYGYTPFCESRREMDGFRFWKSGYWASHLAGRKYHISALYVVDLKRFRKIAAGDRLRGQYQGLSQDPNSLSNLDQDLPNNMIHQVPIKSLPQEWLWCETWCDDNSKKKAKTIDLCNNPQTKEPKLQAAVRIVAEWSDYDQEIKRLQNRVQERGAENHTTQKDKPDDTHTEL comes from the exons ATGGCAGATGCGGGAAGTTACCAAGCCGGTTTCG gcccCAGGATGTGGCAGCAATGTGCCCTGCTCCTGTCCCTGACCCTGCTACCAGTGGTATCTGGAGAAGCTGACTCCAAGGGTGTCACCACCAGTCTCACCACCAAGTGGGCCTCTACCCCTCTGCTGCTGGAGGCCAG TGAGTTCCTGGCAGAAGAGAGTCAGGAGATGTTCTGGGATTTCGTCGAAGCAAATCAGAATATCAAAGGGGAACATGATG ATACAGACCAGGCGTACTACGACCTGATCGTGAAGAGAGCCAGTACTCTGCTCAGTACAGTCCAACTCAACATGCTCAAGTTCGCCCTCTCTCTCAGGGCCTACTCTGCTACTGTACACTCCTTCCAACAA ATATCGTCCAACGAGCCCCCTCCCTCTGGCTGCTCAGCCTTCTTCAATGTCCACGGAGAGAAGTCATGTGACACGGAGAAACTGGTTGCACTGATGGAGACGGCAGCAGAACG GCCCAAGCCCTACCTATTCAAAAGCGATCACAGGTTCCCGGGATCAAATCCTGACATTCCGGTTGTTATCCTGTATGCCGAGATTGGAAGTTCGGAATTCACAATGTTCCATCAGCTGATGCTCTCCAAAGCCAACAAGGGACTGGCCACCTATGTGCTTCGTCACTACCTGGCT TCTCCCAGCAGTCGTAGAGTGTATTTGTCTGGTTATGGAGTGGAGCTGGCCATCAAGAACCAGGAATACAAGGCTAAGGACGATACGCAGGTCCAGGGAGCGGAAGTGAATGCTACACTGATGGGGGAGAATGACCCAGTGGATGAGGTCCAGGGATTCCTCTTTGGAAAACTGAA gacTCTGTACCCTGAGTTGAAGGAGCAGCTGAAGGAGCTAAGGAAACACCTGGTGGAGAGCACCAATGAGATGGCTCCCCTTAAAGTCTGGCAGATGCAAG ATCTGAGTTTCCAGACTGCAGCTCGGATCCTGGCTGCTCCATCTTCAGATGCCCTGAACGTCATGAGAGACCTCAGTCAGAACTTCCCTACCAAGgctag GTCCATCACTAAAACAGTGGTCAGCTCTGATATACGTAAAGAGATGGAAGAGAACCAGAAG tTCTTTAAGGGAACTCTGGGATTGCAGCCTGGAGACTCTGCTCTCTTCATCAACGGACTACACATAGACCTGGACACACAGGACAtcttcag tgtgtttgAGGTTCTCCGTAGTGAGGCCAGGGTGATGGAAGGTCTGCGTTCTCTCCTTATCGAGACTCCCTTCATCCACGACATCCTCAAACTCAACGTACAGCCTTCTGACTCGGACTACGCTGTGGACATCCGCAATCCTGCTATCAAC TGGATTAataacatggagacagacagcagGTACGGCTCATGGCCCTACAACGTCCAGGAGCTCCTCAGACCAACCTTCCCCGGAGTCATACGACAGATCCGGAAAAACTTTCACAACCTC GTGGTGATTCTGGACCCGACCCATGAGAGTTCTGCTGAGCTGTTGAATGTTGCTGAGATGTTCTACAGCAATAACATCCCactcag gatTGGGCTGGTGTTTGTGGTGTCTGATGTTGATGAGATAGATGGTATGGAGGATGCAGGTGTGGCTCTGCTCCGAGCTTTTAACTACATCACAGAAGAACTGGACGCTCCCGCCGCCTTCGACACCATCATCTCG atgTTTAACCGTGTGCCTAGCGGTGGTAAGCTAAGTGTAGGTGATGTAGTCAAGGTGTTGGAGAAGAAGTTTCCATACGTGGAGGTTGGCAGCATTCTTGGACCTGACTCCACTTATGACGACAACCGGAAG gaAGGGCGTGGTTACTACTTGCAGACAGGTGTAGGTCCGTTGCCAGTGGTGATGTACAACGGAATGCCGTACCAGCGAGAACAGCTAGACCCAGAGGAGCTAGAAACTGTCACCATGCACAAAATACTGGAGACTACCAGCTTCTACCAACGGGCTGTCTACAtg GGTGAGCTGGCCACTGATCAAGATGTGGTGGATTTCATCATGACCCAACCCAACGTTGTCCCTCGTATCAACCCCCGAATCCTGTCGACTGCCAGGACGTACCTGGACCTCTCTAATACta ATAACCATTTCATAGACGAGTACGCTCGCTTTCTGTTCCTGGACACCAGAGAGAAGAGCACTGCTGTGGCTAACAGCATGAACTACATGACCAAGAAGg GGATGGCCCCCAAGGACCACCATG atGATGGCTACATCCGTCCAGTCACGTTCTGGGTTGTGGGAGATTTTGACCAACCTTCCGGACGCCAGCTATTATACGATGCCATCAGACACATG AAAACCAGTAACAACGTGCGATTAGGCCTGATCAACAACCCTAGCAACAGCCCATCCAAGGAGAACAGTCATGTTGCCAGGGCGATATGGGCTGCCATGCAGACCCAGACAGCTAACAACGCTAAAAACTACATCACCAAGCTGGTTAAAGAAGAGACCGCTAAGACACTGGAGACTGGGGCCGACGTCATACAGTTCACCGTCGGG GGTATGGACGTTGCCTTGTTTAAGAGTGCGTTTGAAGGTCCTAAGTTTGACTTCCTGCTGTCTCACGCTGTCTACTGTCGAGACGTTCTCAAGCTGGGGAAAGGACAGAGAGCAGTCATCAGCAACGGACGG CTCATTGGTCCGCTAGAGGATGGGGAGGTCTTTAACCAAGATGACTTCCTCCTATTGGAGAGTATCATTTTGAAGACCTCGGGAGAGCGAATCAAAAGCAAGGTCCAGCAGTTTGGGGTGGAGGAGGACAGGGCCAGTGACCTGGTGATGAAGATtgactctctgctctcctctcagcCCAAAGGAGAGGCCAGGATAGAACATGCATTTGCTGATGACCGATACAG TGCTGTAAAGATCCGGCCCACAGAGGGAGACGTCTACTTTGACATGGTTGCCGTGGTAGACCCCGTAACCAGGGACGCCCAGAAACTAGCCCCGCTTCTATTG gTGTTGAAGAAGCTGGTCAATGTGAACCTGCGTGTGTTTATGAACTGCCAGTCCAAACTCTCAGACCTGCCTCTTAAAAG TTTCTACCGGTATGTGTTGGAGCCTGAGGTGTTGTTCCAGACTGACGGTAGTTTCTCCCCTGGTCCCCTGGCTAAGTTCCTGGACATGCCTCAAACTCCCCTCTTCACACTCAACCTCAACACCCCTGAGAGCTGGATGGTGGAGTCTGTACGCACTAGATATGACCTGGACAATATCTACCTGgaagag GTGGACAGTATAGTAGCAGCAGAATACGAGTTGGAACATCTGCTGCTGGAGGGTCACTGTTTTGACGTGAGTACAGGTCAGCCCCCCAGAGGACTCCAGTTCACCCTGGGAACCCCCTCCGACCCTGTCATCGTCGACACCATCGTCATGGCCAACCTA GGTTATTTCCAGTTGAAGGCTAACCCAGGAGCCTGGATCCTGAAGCTGAGGAAAGGACGGTCTGACGAAATCTACAAGATCTACAG TCACGATGGAACAGACTCTCCTGCAGACGCTGATGACCTCGTCGTGGTGCTGAACAACTTCAAGAGCCGGATcatcaaagtcaag GTCCAGAAGAGGCCAGAGAAGTTCAGTGAGGAGCTGTTGAGTGATGGAACCCAGGAGAACGACTCAGGCTTCTGGGAGTCACTCACCAG agGGTTTACAGGAGGTGTGAAGACGGAGGAGAGTAAACAGGAGAAGGATGATGTCATCAACATCTTCTCTGTGGCCTCTGGACACCTCTACGAACGTTTCCTCAG gATCATGATGTTGTCTGTTCTAAAGAACACCAAAACACCAGTCAAGTTCTGGTTCCTCAAAAACTACCTGTCCCCGGCATTTAAG GAGTTTATCCCGTACATGGCAGAGCAGTATGGTTTCCAGTATGAACTAGTCCAGTATAAGTGGCCGCGGTGGTTACACCAGCAGACTGAGAAACAGAGGATTATCTGGGGTTACAAGATCCTCTTCCTGGATGTCCTGTTCCCTCTGTCCGTCGACAAGTTCTTATTCGTGGATGCagatcag ATAGTGCGTACCGACCTGAAGGAGCTCCGTGACTTTGACCTTGAAGGAGCGCCGTATGGATACACACCGTTCTGTGAGAGCCGGAGAGAGATGGACGGCTTCCGCTTCTGGAAGTCCGGCTACTGGGCGAGTCACCTCGCTGGACGCAAATatcacatcag tgcTCTGTATGTGGTAGATCTGAAGAGGTTCCGTAAGATAGCAGCaggagacagactgagaggaCAATACCAAGGCCTGAGTCAAGACCCCAACAGCCTGTCCAACCTCgaccag gatctGCCTAATAATATGATCCACCAGGTGCCTATCAAGTCTCTACCTCAGGAGTGGCTCTGGTGTGAGACTTGGTGTGACGACAACTCTAAGAAAAAGGCCAAGACTATAGATCTG TGTAACAACCCCCAGACCAAGGAGCCCAAGTTGCAGGCAGCTGTTCGTATCGTAGCAGAGTGGAGCGACTACGACCAGGAGATCAAACGCCTGCAGAACAGAGtccaggagagaggagcagagaaccATACCACACAGAAGGACAAGCCAG